Part of the Caldalkalibacillus uzonensis genome, CGGATGAAAGAAGCGTACAAACCACCGGCCAATCCTGCAAAAAAAGTAGACAAAACAAAGGCGGTCAATTTGTTGGTCATGGTGTTAACCCCGATCGTTTGGGCCAGTTCCTCGCTGTTGCGGATGGCGACAAAGGTGCGCCCCAACAGAGAGTGGCTAAGGCGGTAAATCACGAAAATAGTGATAATTAAGAAAAAGAGCGTGAGATAATACTGTGAGACCAGGGTATTAAAACTGAGCGGACCCAGGGGGGCAGGAGCCGGAATACCGATCAAACCGCGCACACCACCAGTGAATTCATCCCATTTATAAATGATCAGATAAATAATGTAGCCCACACACAACGTATAAATGGCAAAAAAATGGCCAGTTGTACGCAAAGCGATCAACCCGATAACCAAGCCCAGCACAGTGGTGATCACCAGGGCCAGTCCCAGGGCCAGCCAATAGTTAAGTCCTGCTTTAACTGTCAGCAAGCCCACACTGTAAGCCCCAATGGCAAAAAAGCCTGCATGGGCAAGATTAAGCTGGCCTGTGTAGCCGGCAATAATGTTCAGCCCGTATACCGCAATACTGAAAATGATAGCTTTAATAATCACTTGGAGGTAATACTGATTGTCGATCACAACCGGAAACAGCAAGGCGATGAGTAACAGAACAATAATGCCATTGCGTTTGGTTAACCATTTTTCATGCCATTGACCAGCCATCAGTGGGCCCCCTTTGCAAACAAGCCTGTCGGTTTAATTGTCAGGATCACAACAAGTAAAAAGAAGGCAATCAAG contains:
- a CDS encoding branched-chain amino acid ABC transporter permease, producing MAGQWHEKWLTKRNGIIVLLLIALLFPVVIDNQYYLQVIIKAIIFSIAVYGLNIIAGYTGQLNLAHAGFFAIGAYSVGLLTVKAGLNYWLALGLALVITTVLGLVIGLIALRTTGHFFAIYTLCVGYIIYLIIYKWDEFTGGVRGLIGIPAPAPLGPLSFNTLVSQYYLTLFFLIITIFVIYRLSHSLLGRTFVAIRNSEELAQTIGVNTMTNKLTAFVLSTFFAGLAGGLYASFIRFLGPEISYVVITFDMVMYLLVGGIGTLAGPVIGTVLVTVIVQSLQFLEDYRMLVFGPVLVLLIVFYPRGLVGGYLEWKIKRDLKRKSEQMKSGGRDRTVVQPHHNAKLGSQTEGRKEMA